One genomic segment of Aquipluma nitroreducens includes these proteins:
- a CDS encoding type I restriction endonuclease subunit R gives MSKQSEAILEEQLVIQLKMLGYEYALINSEKDLILNLKTQLEKHNGITFSTTEFEKVLNILSKGSVFEKAKTLRQKQHIIRDNGDNLYFEYLKTDNNGWCQNQFQVTSQVSIEGKYKNRYDVTILINGLPLVQIELKRSGLEMKEAFNQINRYHRHSFGANSALYQYVQIFIISNGVNTKYYANNRNQSFKQTFYWTDINNKRLTNILNGFTFSFLDPCQISKMICQYIVLNEANKIPMVLRPYQFYAVEALIERVKNSTKNGYIWHTTGSGKTLTSFKASQILMRMPEVDKVVFVVDRKDLDYQTTREFNSFSDGCIDGTDNTSNLVKQFIGTYVDKKGEAKNSKLIVTTIQKLNTAISKLKYEKKMAELKDKRVIFIFDECHRSQFGETHKRIKEFFNNCQMFGFTGTPIFADNANKNELGKRTTKDLFEDCLHKYVITDAIKDENVLKFSVEYVGRYKHKDGRETNIDIEVEDIDTKELMEDETRLEKIADYIIAHHNRKTHSKEFTAMFCTSGIPTLIKYYDLFKRKKEEGRHNLNIATIFSYAANEDDADANGFLPEEVSVVEEPQALYGLQAHSREKLDEFIEDYNKLFDTKFSTKDSESFYNYYNDISKKVKERKVDILLVVNMFLTGFDSPTLNTMYLDKNLKYHGLIQAYSRTNRILNEQKSQGNIVTFRNLKNRTDEAITLFSNKEAIEVIIMKPYEDYTVKFNEAVDELLKITPTTDSVNDLESEEDELKFIQAFRALLRIKNILAAFADFKWEDLQIDEKLFNDFQSKYLDLWQKVKTDHQKEKVSILDDVDFELELIHRDEINVTYILQLLIKLKSKKQKDTIKVEQEIFNLLSTEKTLRSKRELIEKFIQENLPEITDTEEIVPAFEKFWSEEQQKAFAKLVEEENLSADKTEKLIEDYLFAEREPLRDEILDLIEGVKPSLLQRKTLGDRILKRVLNFVETFINGMS, from the coding sequence CACATTATCCGTGATAATGGCGATAATCTTTATTTCGAATATTTAAAAACCGACAATAACGGTTGGTGTCAAAATCAATTTCAAGTAACCAGTCAGGTAAGTATCGAGGGTAAATACAAAAACCGCTACGATGTGACCATTCTAATCAATGGGTTGCCCTTGGTTCAAATTGAACTAAAACGAAGTGGTTTGGAAATGAAAGAAGCGTTCAACCAAATTAACCGTTACCACAGACATTCGTTTGGTGCAAATTCGGCATTGTATCAATACGTTCAAATATTCATTATCAGCAACGGTGTAAATACTAAATACTACGCCAATAACCGCAACCAAAGTTTCAAGCAAACCTTTTATTGGACCGATATAAATAACAAACGCCTGACTAATATATTAAACGGTTTTACTTTTTCTTTTTTAGATCCTTGTCAAATCAGCAAAATGATTTGTCAATACATTGTACTAAACGAAGCAAATAAAATACCGATGGTTCTTCGGCCTTACCAGTTTTATGCCGTAGAAGCATTAATCGAAAGGGTAAAAAACAGCACCAAAAACGGCTATATTTGGCATACTACAGGTTCGGGGAAAACATTGACTTCGTTCAAAGCAAGTCAAATATTAATGAGAATGCCCGAAGTCGATAAAGTTGTTTTTGTAGTTGATCGTAAAGATTTGGATTATCAAACTACAAGGGAATTCAATAGCTTCAGCGATGGCTGCATCGATGGAACAGATAACACCAGTAATCTGGTAAAACAGTTTATTGGCACTTACGTTGACAAAAAAGGTGAAGCCAAAAATTCAAAACTAATTGTAACTACCATTCAAAAGCTAAATACAGCCATAAGTAAACTCAAATACGAGAAGAAAATGGCTGAACTGAAAGACAAACGGGTCATATTCATTTTCGACGAATGTCACCGTAGTCAGTTTGGCGAAACACATAAACGGATTAAAGAGTTTTTCAACAATTGTCAGATGTTCGGTTTTACAGGCACACCCATTTTTGCCGACAATGCCAATAAAAATGAACTTGGTAAACGTACGACCAAAGATTTATTTGAAGATTGTTTGCACAAATATGTAATTACTGATGCAATAAAAGATGAGAATGTTTTGAAATTCTCAGTTGAATACGTTGGCAGATACAAACACAAAGATGGTCGAGAAACCAATATTGACATTGAGGTAGAAGACATTGACACCAAAGAGTTGATGGAAGATGAAACCCGTTTGGAGAAGATTGCGGATTACATCATTGCTCACCACAACCGGAAAACTCACAGCAAAGAATTTACAGCTATGTTTTGCACAAGTGGAATTCCAACGCTAATTAAGTATTACGACCTCTTTAAACGGAAAAAAGAGGAAGGTCGCCACAATTTGAATATTGCTACCATTTTTAGTTACGCAGCAAATGAAGACGATGCCGATGCAAACGGTTTTTTACCTGAAGAAGTTTCTGTAGTTGAAGAACCTCAAGCATTATATGGTTTGCAAGCCCATAGTCGTGAAAAATTGGATGAATTTATTGAGGACTACAACAAACTGTTTGACACTAAATTCAGCACCAAGGACAGTGAAAGTTTTTACAATTACTACAACGATATTTCAAAAAAAGTAAAGGAACGGAAAGTTGATATTCTATTGGTGGTAAATATGTTCCTCACAGGTTTTGACAGCCCAACATTGAACACCATGTATTTGGATAAAAACCTGAAATATCACGGTTTAATACAAGCCTATTCAAGAACAAACAGAATTTTAAACGAACAGAAATCGCAAGGTAATATTGTAACGTTTAGAAACCTTAAAAATCGAACTGACGAAGCCATTACTTTATTTAGCAACAAAGAAGCTATTGAAGTAATCATCATGAAACCGTATGAAGATTATACTGTCAAATTCAATGAAGCGGTTGACGAGCTTTTAAAAATAACACCAACAACCGATAGTGTTAATGATTTAGAAAGTGAAGAAGATGAATTAAAATTCATACAGGCATTTAGAGCTTTGCTGCGTATTAAAAATATTCTTGCTGCATTTGCAGACTTCAAATGGGAAGATCTGCAAATTGATGAAAAACTCTTTAATGATTTTCAAAGTAAGTACTTGGATTTATGGCAGAAAGTTAAAACAGACCACCAAAAGGAAAAGGTTTCTATACTTGACGATGTTGATTTTGAATTGGAATTGATACACCGCGATGAAATCAATGTTACTTATATTCTTCAACTTTTAATCAAACTAAAGTCGAAGAAACAAAAAGACACCATCAAAGTAGAACAAGAGATTTTCAATTTGCTGAGTACAGAAAAGACGTTAAGGAGCAAACGTGAATTGATTGAAAAATTTATCCAAGAGAATCTCCCTGAGATAACTGATACTGAAGAAATTGTTCCTGCCTTTGAAAAATTCTGGAGCGAAGAACAACAAAAAGCGTTTGCCAAATTGGTTGAAGAAGAAAACTTATCAGCCGACAAAACAGAAAAACTCATTGAAGATTATTTGTTTGCTGAAAGGGAACCGCTACGTGACGAGATTTTAGATTTAATCGAAGGGGTAAAGCCCAGTTTATTGCAACGAAAAACACTCGGCGATAGAATTTTAAAAAGAGTTCTGAATTTTGTAGAAACTTTTATTAACGGAATGTCATAA